The proteins below are encoded in one region of Tessaracoccus aquimaris:
- a CDS encoding GntR family transcriptional regulator encodes MIEDEVSMANRLDVARPTARRALQELANKGLLTRRRGVGTRVTPPHVHRPMKLSSLNEDLAEAGFVPTTKVLSYQVRQATAKEAEQLGLGPDDGLLSVSRLRYADDHPLAVLTNLIPLDIAPTWQELGEAGLYQCLHNRGIDIASATQEIGARGATQEEASTLGEQPGAPLLTMHRVGRTLEGRPVEIGQHIYRPTLYSFRFALFTS; translated from the coding sequence ATGATCGAGGACGAGGTGTCGATGGCCAACCGGCTAGACGTCGCCCGCCCCACCGCCCGCCGCGCGCTACAGGAACTGGCGAACAAGGGCCTGCTCACTCGGCGCCGAGGTGTCGGCACCCGCGTGACCCCTCCGCACGTGCATCGCCCCATGAAGCTGAGCTCGCTCAACGAGGACCTCGCGGAGGCGGGCTTCGTGCCCACCACGAAGGTGCTGAGCTACCAGGTCAGGCAGGCCACCGCGAAGGAGGCCGAGCAACTCGGCCTCGGGCCCGACGACGGGCTTCTCTCCGTCAGCAGGCTCCGCTACGCCGACGATCACCCCCTGGCCGTGCTCACCAACCTGATCCCCCTCGACATCGCCCCCACCTGGCAGGAACTGGGCGAGGCGGGCCTGTACCAGTGTCTCCACAACCGCGGCATCGACATCGCGTCGGCGACCCAGGAGATCGGCGCTCGGGGGGCGACGCAGGAGGAGGCGTCGACCCTCGGCGAGCAGCCCGGCGCCCCGCTGCTGACGATGCACCGGGTCGGCAGGACGCTCGAGGGTCGTCCGGTCGAGATCGGACAGCACATCTACCGCCCGACGCTGTACTCCTTCCGGTTCGCGCTCTTCACCTCCTGA
- the iolG gene encoding inositol 2-dehydrogenase, producing the protein MLRVAVIGAGRIGKVHAQTVASHPQAELVAVCDPIGTAAEDLAARFGAKAYKDADALFADADVDAVIIGSPTAAHAPQVLGATRAGKAVLVEKPVAKDVEEARALEAELATFDHPPVMVGFQRRYDPSIRRAKELADAGELGDIEQVVIVARDPQPPSAEYVAGSGGLFKDMTIHDFDEARFFIGDIVEVSAFGQNVLPELKGTGDFDAAFVLLRGKDGAVASITNNRRCVTGYDQRLEVHGSKGSVSMDNWRETTLSVNTAETSGVQQPYLNFFLQRYADAYRDELTAFIDAINNGTEVSPTVADGVAALVVAQAAEESAHSGRTVRLDA; encoded by the coding sequence ATGCTTCGTGTTGCCGTCATCGGCGCCGGTCGGATCGGCAAGGTGCACGCCCAGACCGTCGCGTCGCACCCGCAGGCCGAACTCGTCGCCGTCTGCGACCCCATCGGAACCGCCGCCGAGGACCTCGCCGCGCGTTTCGGCGCCAAGGCCTACAAGGACGCGGACGCACTGTTCGCCGACGCGGACGTCGACGCCGTCATCATCGGCTCGCCGACCGCAGCGCACGCCCCGCAGGTGCTCGGCGCGACCCGCGCCGGCAAGGCCGTGCTCGTCGAGAAGCCGGTCGCCAAGGACGTCGAGGAGGCCCGCGCCCTCGAGGCCGAGTTAGCCACCTTCGACCACCCGCCCGTCATGGTCGGCTTCCAGCGCCGCTACGACCCGTCGATCCGGCGCGCCAAGGAACTCGCCGACGCGGGCGAACTCGGTGACATCGAGCAGGTCGTGATCGTGGCCCGCGACCCGCAGCCGCCGTCGGCCGAGTACGTCGCGGGCTCGGGCGGTCTGTTCAAGGACATGACCATCCACGACTTCGACGAGGCCCGCTTCTTCATCGGCGACATCGTCGAGGTGAGCGCCTTCGGCCAGAACGTGCTGCCTGAGTTGAAGGGCACCGGCGACTTCGACGCGGCCTTCGTGCTGCTGCGCGGCAAGGACGGCGCGGTCGCGTCGATCACGAACAACCGTCGCTGCGTCACCGGCTACGACCAGCGCCTCGAGGTGCACGGGTCCAAGGGCTCGGTCAGCATGGACAACTGGCGCGAGACGACGCTGTCGGTCAACACTGCGGAGACCTCCGGGGTGCAGCAGCCGTACCTCAACTTCTTCCTGCAGCGCTACGCAGACGCGTATCGCGACGAGTTGACGGCCTTCATCGACGCGATCAACAACGGCACCGAGGTGTCCCCGACGGTCGCCGACGGTGTCGCGGCCCTCGTGGTCGCCCAGGCGGCCGAGGAGTCTGCCCACTCGGGCAGGACGGTCCGCTTGGACGCCTGA
- a CDS encoding ATP-binding protein, which yields MSMLDTLFGLIPAASRGQQWLAEDLQLVNWGGYDGVHRVRFSPTATLLCGGSGSGKSTLMDGYIALMMPHTTPFNGASNGGIVGRPRGQEQRNILSYGRGKLDESRTEEGTKFRVLRGDGVDTWTAIAMTWGDQDGARFTAVRAWYIPASARLLDDTIKVRGFRAGDFDLRSLEPAVAQRFGDAAVRATGLDTVATDREFSAKLHSTLGIGAAGAGSKAMSLLARIQAGQQITTVDDLYKKMVIEEPETLATADAVVAHFDGLESTRQRMLTARQQLRALDPIRGLREKIDEAAERLRVIDAVGSFSDPTSPATLWQAERRLGLLREVEEEQRLRKQKADALVRERTALAHAAEAEREGLEDVLRASGGDRLENARRELRETERRLAEVRRQRERLDGALEVLGASVTSAGSFGKLADQARAALADRDAKAVARDVYADAQGTKRAVEREVADLEAERGVVETGRDNIPRHLHETRDLLAKVAGLTPDDLPFVGELVEVRTEYEQWREAFNLALGGFATTMLIDASHLPAFRAAIDSVRSRVRLRYEGVHTGVPQAERLDDDTLPGRLDYRRTEFTGWLQERLEARFGYVCVDNPAALSRHKMALTVTGQMARGSSGAHGGHGTDNVLGFSNQRRLSLLTDRIDETRFRLVDAIDAVDRAARALDDLEARRTAYAEVSNVTWDQVDVAGLETELERWSRVIDEVTSGNPEIARVQNQIAKARDKVADLQQAIGRARQEHDLADAALGATVDEVDAAQEVVDAAEDDERALTAGQRSYLDARFELGGAAGDESRTEELGRFDAALRQASAKLGSDRDAAQETLGESRERLRQSLTSFLERWPNPNLLADPDESVADFERIMDDLEASGLHELETEWRDSLLKLSGNDLTNLDASLSRAVREIRERIEPINQIMADLPFYDDGFRLQIATQESSSAVRTRFRRELRDVRAAIDAAEDDAAREQVYTRMAKLIQRIRRTAPDFSDLIDVRNHVRVSAERVRAGSREHVALYDHIGEKSGGESQELIAFIVGAALRYQLGDAGAERPRYAPVFLDEALIKADAHFTKRAIGAWRGLGFQLVIGAPNDKYSAIEPHVDVEYDILKDTRGRSWPKAKVGLPAD from the coding sequence ATGAGCATGCTCGACACCCTGTTCGGGCTCATCCCGGCCGCCTCGCGCGGCCAGCAGTGGCTCGCCGAGGACCTGCAACTGGTCAACTGGGGCGGCTACGACGGCGTGCACCGCGTCCGCTTCTCGCCGACGGCGACGCTGCTGTGCGGCGGCTCCGGCTCCGGCAAGTCCACGCTGATGGACGGCTACATCGCCCTGATGATGCCCCACACCACCCCCTTCAACGGCGCCTCCAACGGCGGCATCGTCGGCAGGCCGCGCGGCCAGGAGCAGCGCAACATCCTCTCCTACGGCCGCGGAAAGCTCGACGAATCCCGCACCGAGGAGGGCACCAAGTTCCGGGTGCTGCGCGGCGACGGCGTCGACACCTGGACGGCGATCGCGATGACCTGGGGCGACCAGGACGGCGCCCGGTTCACGGCGGTGCGCGCCTGGTACATCCCCGCGAGCGCCCGACTGCTGGACGACACCATCAAGGTCCGTGGGTTCCGCGCGGGCGACTTCGACCTGCGCTCCCTTGAGCCGGCCGTCGCGCAGCGCTTCGGCGACGCCGCCGTCCGGGCGACCGGACTCGACACCGTCGCCACCGACCGCGAGTTCTCCGCCAAGCTGCACTCGACGCTCGGCATCGGGGCGGCGGGCGCCGGGTCCAAGGCCATGAGCCTGCTCGCCCGCATCCAGGCGGGCCAGCAGATCACCACCGTCGACGACCTCTACAAGAAGATGGTCATCGAGGAGCCCGAGACGCTCGCCACCGCCGACGCCGTCGTTGCCCACTTCGACGGGCTCGAGTCGACCCGGCAGCGGATGCTGACGGCGCGCCAGCAACTCCGCGCGCTCGACCCGATCCGGGGGCTGCGCGAGAAGATCGACGAGGCCGCCGAGCGGCTGCGCGTGATCGACGCCGTCGGCTCGTTCTCCGATCCCACCTCTCCCGCGACGCTGTGGCAGGCCGAGCGACGCCTCGGGTTGCTGCGTGAGGTCGAGGAGGAGCAGCGGCTGCGCAAGCAGAAGGCCGACGCGTTGGTCAGGGAGCGGACGGCGCTCGCCCACGCGGCGGAGGCCGAGCGCGAGGGGCTCGAGGACGTGCTTCGTGCGTCGGGAGGCGACCGACTCGAGAACGCCCGCCGCGAACTGCGCGAGACCGAGCGGCGCCTCGCCGAGGTCCGCCGTCAACGCGAACGCCTGGACGGGGCCCTTGAGGTGCTCGGCGCGAGCGTCACGTCGGCGGGCTCGTTCGGCAAGCTCGCCGACCAGGCCCGCGCAGCGCTTGCCGACCGGGACGCGAAGGCCGTCGCCCGCGACGTCTACGCCGACGCGCAGGGCACCAAGCGCGCCGTCGAACGCGAGGTCGCGGACCTGGAGGCCGAGCGTGGCGTCGTCGAGACTGGCCGCGACAACATCCCGCGGCACCTGCACGAGACCCGCGACCTGCTCGCAAAGGTCGCGGGGCTGACCCCGGACGATCTGCCGTTCGTCGGCGAACTGGTCGAGGTCCGCACCGAGTACGAGCAGTGGCGCGAGGCGTTCAACCTCGCGCTGGGCGGCTTCGCCACCACGATGCTCATCGACGCGTCACACCTGCCTGCGTTCCGCGCCGCCATCGACTCGGTGCGCTCACGGGTCCGGCTCCGCTACGAGGGCGTCCACACCGGCGTCCCGCAGGCCGAACGGCTCGACGACGACACACTGCCCGGGCGCCTCGACTACCGCCGCACCGAGTTCACCGGCTGGCTGCAGGAGCGCCTCGAGGCGCGCTTCGGCTACGTGTGCGTCGACAACCCGGCGGCGCTCTCGCGACACAAGATGGCGCTGACCGTCACCGGCCAGATGGCGCGCGGCAGTTCCGGCGCGCATGGCGGGCACGGCACCGACAACGTCCTCGGCTTCTCCAACCAGCGACGGCTTTCGCTGCTGACCGACCGGATCGACGAGACCCGGTTCCGGCTCGTCGACGCCATCGACGCGGTCGACCGGGCGGCTCGGGCGCTCGACGACCTCGAGGCGCGCCGCACGGCCTACGCCGAGGTGTCCAACGTGACGTGGGACCAGGTCGACGTCGCCGGGCTGGAGACCGAGCTTGAGCGGTGGTCGCGCGTCATCGACGAGGTCACCTCCGGCAACCCGGAGATCGCCCGGGTGCAGAACCAGATCGCCAAGGCGCGCGACAAGGTCGCCGACCTGCAGCAGGCCATCGGACGGGCCCGCCAGGAACACGACCTGGCGGACGCGGCCCTCGGCGCCACCGTCGACGAGGTCGACGCCGCGCAGGAGGTCGTCGACGCCGCGGAGGACGACGAGCGCGCCCTCACCGCGGGGCAGCGCTCCTACCTCGACGCCCGCTTCGAACTGGGCGGCGCCGCCGGCGACGAGTCGCGCACCGAGGAACTGGGCCGCTTCGACGCGGCGCTGCGGCAGGCCTCCGCCAAGCTCGGCTCGGACCGGGATGCGGCGCAGGAGACGCTCGGCGAGTCGCGCGAGCGGCTGCGCCAGAGCCTCACGTCGTTCCTGGAGCGGTGGCCCAACCCGAACCTGCTCGCCGACCCGGACGAGTCGGTCGCCGACTTCGAGCGGATCATGGACGACCTGGAGGCCAGCGGGCTGCACGAGTTGGAGACGGAGTGGCGCGACTCGCTGCTCAAGCTCTCCGGCAACGACCTGACCAACCTCGACGCGTCGCTGTCGCGGGCCGTGCGCGAGATCCGGGAGCGGATCGAGCCGATCAACCAGATCATGGCCGACCTACCGTTCTACGACGACGGGTTCCGGCTCCAGATCGCGACGCAGGAGAGCAGTTCGGCGGTCCGCACCAGGTTCCGCCGCGAACTGCGCGACGTGCGCGCCGCTATCGACGCCGCCGAAGACGACGCGGCCCGCGAGCAGGTCTACACGCGGATGGCGAAGCTGATCCAGCGGATCCGCCGCACGGCGCCGGACTTCTCCGACCTGATCGACGTGCGCAACCACGTCAGGGTCAGCGCGGAGCGGGTGCGGGCAGGCAGCCGCGAGCACGTCGCGCTGTACGACCACATCGGCGAGAAGTCCGGTGGCGAGTCGCAGGAACTGATCGCGTTCATCGTCGGGGCGGCGCTGCGCTACCAACTCGGCGACGCGGGGGCCGAGCGTCCGCGCTACGCGCCGGTGTTCCTCGACGAGGCCCTGATCAAGGCGGATGCGCACTTCACAAAGCGCGCGATCGGCGCCTGGCGGGGGCTGGGCTTCCAGTTGGTGATCGGCGCCCCGAACGACAAGTACAGCGCGATCGAGCCGCACGTCGACGTCGAGTACGACATCCTCAAGGACACCCGCGGCCGGTCCTGGCCGAAGGCGAAGGTCGGGCTGCCCGCGGACTGA
- a CDS encoding DUF4194 domain-containing protein, producing MTQDIALDGPFIEPVSMEDDPDELYAGDRGVLEPEVRHVLVRLLQRRFLLADRNAAQWKVLLDNQQVIESRLGDLYVRLVVDHDRGVAYKTQVRSDELEVPILLKDESYTRVETLVLINLRTVFQRERTAGESSARVDVEEIEQTVLTYFTDVDGDIARRQRAIRNALARLRAEGVVEEESEGRYRISPLVEIVLSLKRLQELKTWLRDQNAQPTDQEEDLA from the coding sequence ATGACGCAGGACATCGCCCTCGACGGCCCGTTCATCGAGCCCGTCTCGATGGAGGACGATCCGGACGAGTTGTACGCGGGCGACCGCGGCGTCCTCGAACCCGAGGTCCGCCACGTGCTGGTGCGACTGCTGCAGCGCCGCTTCCTGCTCGCCGACCGCAACGCCGCGCAGTGGAAGGTGCTGCTCGACAACCAGCAGGTCATCGAGTCCCGGCTCGGCGACCTGTACGTGCGCCTCGTCGTCGACCACGACCGCGGCGTCGCCTACAAGACGCAGGTCCGCTCCGACGAACTCGAGGTGCCGATCCTGCTCAAGGACGAGTCCTACACCCGCGTCGAGACGCTCGTGCTGATCAACCTGCGCACCGTCTTCCAGCGCGAGCGCACCGCGGGCGAGTCGTCCGCGCGCGTCGACGTCGAGGAGATCGAGCAGACGGTGTTGACCTACTTCACCGACGTCGACGGCGACATCGCCCGCAGGCAGCGCGCCATCCGCAACGCGCTGGCCCGGCTGCGCGCCGAGGGCGTCGTCGAGGAGGAATCCGAGGGCCGCTACCGGATCAGCCCGCTCGTCGAGATCGTGCTGAGCCTTAAGCGGCTGCAGGAACTCAAGACCTGGCTGCGTGACCAGAATGCGCAGCCCACCGACCAGGAGGAGGACCTCGCATGA
- a CDS encoding DUF3375 domain-containing protein, giving the protein MSNTHVEAAFQRSAAAFKNPMLDLLHGRFAPFVVTALSMVFTPDRPKVAVADAHVEVGEVLEQLRGAGYGDDDSPWHLPAGTARELCRQWVKVGWLLPQIDDDVEVYRLSAHAVGALEIAGRVGGARTRVTTSRVRTLLDAVEHLAETTDPDPSARIDRLRAERDQLDHEIARLAAGERPEQVGDEQLLEEAENVLHLARELPADFARVAESIKAMQRDVVTDLRQDIRPTGEVLREYLQRGQQVMESTPEGRAFSGALRLIGDPERIDDLTHQLGVVLHHRFVRLLDPEQRAELAAISRRVEQGVQEVLVAQRRASHVITTQVRTHDPIRDRQVDDLLRDVMSGFHRWMQSSQRGETVEPLRSLPIADVGHLRQSLGDIRPSSTPDALADGDADADFVDADTRNWGGPHYGALEDHLAAFADGESFDLAAAFEAVPDDARRPVDLLGLLEIAHRNGMTEAETISVVEALRPDGTSRRFAFGSVTARTTRGEDQ; this is encoded by the coding sequence ATGAGCAACACCCATGTGGAGGCCGCCTTCCAGCGCTCGGCCGCCGCCTTCAAGAACCCCATGCTGGACCTGCTGCACGGACGCTTCGCGCCGTTCGTCGTGACGGCCCTGTCCATGGTGTTCACGCCCGACCGGCCGAAGGTGGCCGTGGCCGACGCGCACGTCGAGGTCGGCGAGGTCCTCGAGCAGCTTCGCGGCGCCGGCTACGGCGACGACGACTCTCCCTGGCACCTGCCCGCGGGCACCGCCCGTGAGCTCTGCCGACAGTGGGTAAAGGTCGGCTGGCTGCTGCCCCAGATCGACGACGACGTCGAGGTTTACCGCCTCTCCGCCCACGCCGTCGGCGCGCTCGAGATCGCGGGCCGGGTCGGCGGGGCGCGCACCCGCGTCACCACCTCCCGCGTCCGCACGCTGCTCGACGCCGTCGAGCACCTCGCCGAGACCACCGACCCGGACCCGAGCGCCCGGATCGATCGGCTCCGCGCCGAGCGCGACCAACTCGACCACGAGATCGCGCGACTCGCGGCGGGGGAGCGACCCGAGCAGGTCGGCGACGAGCAACTCCTCGAGGAGGCCGAGAACGTCCTGCACCTCGCCCGCGAACTGCCCGCCGACTTCGCCCGCGTCGCCGAGTCCATCAAGGCCATGCAGCGCGACGTCGTCACCGACCTGCGCCAGGACATCCGCCCCACCGGCGAGGTGCTGCGCGAGTACCTACAACGCGGCCAGCAGGTGATGGAGTCGACCCCCGAGGGCCGCGCCTTCTCCGGGGCGCTTCGCCTGATCGGCGACCCCGAACGCATCGACGACCTCACCCACCAGTTGGGCGTCGTGCTGCACCACCGCTTCGTCCGGCTACTCGACCCCGAGCAGCGCGCCGAACTGGCCGCGATCTCGCGCCGCGTCGAACAGGGCGTCCAGGAGGTGCTGGTCGCGCAGCGCCGCGCCTCGCACGTCATCACGACCCAGGTCCGCACCCACGACCCGATCCGCGACCGCCAGGTCGACGACCTCCTCCGCGACGTGATGAGCGGCTTCCATCGCTGGATGCAGAGCTCGCAGCGGGGCGAGACGGTCGAGCCGCTGCGCAGCCTCCCCATCGCCGACGTCGGCCACCTCCGCCAGAGCCTGGGCGACATCCGCCCCAGCAGCACCCCCGACGCCCTCGCCGACGGCGACGCCGACGCCGACTTCGTCGACGCGGACACGCGCAACTGGGGCGGACCGCACTACGGCGCCCTCGAGGACCACCTCGCGGCCTTCGCCGACGGCGAATCCTTCGACCTGGCGGCCGCCTTCGAGGCGGTCCCGGACGACGCGCGCCGCCCCGTCGACCTGCTCGGCCTGCTCGAGATCGCCCACCGCAACGGCATGACGGAGGCCGAGACGATCTCCGTCGTCGAGGCCCTGCGGCCAGACGGCACCAGCCGACGCTTCGCGTTCGGGTCGGTCACGGCCCGCACCACCCGAGGAGAAGACCAATGA
- a CDS encoding C40 family peptidase: MFKRQVLVILTAFLGVLVGVAPVAEAQADTNYRPPTTTKTAPKPAPKVAAKPAPKAAAKAAPKAAVSSADAKRQKVVAAALSKVGSRYVYGKTGPSSFDCSGLTLYAYRQVGISLPHSSRSQSRVGKRVALNALKPGDLVFYYSPISHVGIYIGNGKVVDAANRRTGVRVTSLKSMPLKAAVRVIN, from the coding sequence GTGTTCAAGCGCCAAGTGCTCGTGATTCTCACCGCTTTCCTCGGCGTCCTCGTCGGCGTCGCCCCCGTTGCGGAGGCCCAGGCGGACACCAACTACCGCCCGCCGACCACGACGAAGACGGCTCCGAAGCCGGCCCCGAAGGTCGCCGCCAAGCCGGCCCCGAAGGCCGCGGCCAAGGCTGCGCCGAAAGCCGCCGTCTCCAGCGCAGACGCCAAGCGACAGAAGGTCGTCGCCGCGGCACTGAGCAAGGTCGGGAGCCGCTACGTCTACGGCAAGACCGGCCCCTCGTCCTTCGACTGCTCCGGCCTCACGCTGTACGCCTACCGCCAGGTCGGCATCTCCCTCCCGCACTCCTCGCGCAGCCAGTCGCGCGTCGGTAAGCGCGTCGCCCTCAACGCGCTGAAGCCCGGCGACCTGGTCTTCTACTACTCGCCGATCAGCCACGTGGGCATCTACATCGGCAACGGCAAGGTCGTCGACGCGGCCAACCGTCGCACCGGCGTCCGCGTGACCAGTCTCAAGTCGATGCCGCTGAAGGCCGCCGTCCGCGTCATCAACTGA
- a CDS encoding AAA family ATPase yields MSVTIVSGLPGAGKTSVARALAGRRDRGVHLDTDDVGECFIVAGLVLPGGNPADEAERQLALRRTNICALAANFAADGFDVFVSDVVLWPGLFADYARLLGGPPRLVILDPDAASIASRDAGRDKQVAAAWSHLKADLDAWTDAPGLRLDSTALDLGQTVDEVDHWLRAQG; encoded by the coding sequence GTGAGCGTCACGATCGTCTCGGGCCTGCCTGGCGCGGGCAAGACGTCGGTCGCCCGGGCGCTGGCCGGTCGGCGCGACCGCGGCGTGCACCTCGACACCGACGACGTCGGCGAATGCTTCATCGTCGCCGGCCTGGTGTTGCCAGGAGGCAACCCTGCCGACGAGGCCGAGCGGCAGTTGGCGCTGCGCCGTACCAACATCTGCGCGCTTGCCGCCAACTTCGCGGCCGACGGGTTCGACGTGTTCGTCTCCGACGTGGTGCTGTGGCCAGGGCTGTTCGCCGACTACGCCCGGCTGCTCGGCGGGCCGCCACGACTCGTCATCCTCGACCCCGACGCCGCCTCCATCGCCTCCCGCGACGCGGGGCGCGACAAGCAGGTCGCTGCCGCGTGGTCGCACCTGAAGGCCGACCTGGACGCCTGGACCGATGCCCCCGGGCTGCGCCTCGACAGCACAGCGCTCGACCTCGGCCAGACCGTCGACGAGGTGGACCACTGGCTGCGTGCCCAAGGGTGA
- a CDS encoding YdeI/OmpD-associated family protein, producing the protein METFEGAPVVHAETTEQWRDWLAGHHTDAKQAWLVLSKGGAVSYDDAVCQALCFGWIDSVSKPRDETTRYQRFGPRNPASTWVRSNRDRVQRLTDSGEMAPAGLALVEAAKASGVWDLLADVEEGIVPDDVRAALDAVPDAAATFDAFPAGVRKAILMWIVSAKRPATREARIATTVEKAARGERSGP; encoded by the coding sequence ATGGAGACCTTCGAGGGAGCGCCCGTCGTCCACGCCGAGACCACCGAACAGTGGCGCGACTGGCTCGCCGGGCACCACACCGACGCCAAGCAGGCCTGGCTGGTGCTGAGCAAGGGCGGCGCCGTCAGCTACGACGACGCCGTCTGCCAGGCGCTGTGCTTCGGCTGGATCGACAGCGTCAGCAAGCCGCGCGATGAGACGACCCGCTACCAGCGCTTCGGGCCGCGCAACCCGGCGAGCACCTGGGTCAGGTCGAACCGGGACCGCGTCCAGCGGCTGACCGACTCGGGGGAGATGGCCCCGGCCGGGTTGGCGCTCGTCGAGGCGGCCAAGGCGAGTGGGGTGTGGGACCTGCTCGCCGATGTCGAGGAGGGCATCGTGCCTGACGACGTCCGAGCGGCCCTCGACGCGGTGCCCGACGCGGCCGCCACCTTCGACGCGTTCCCCGCCGGGGTGCGCAAGGCGATCCTGATGTGGATCGTCTCGGCGAAGCGGCCCGCGACCCGGGAGGCGAGGATCGCCACCACCGTCGAGAAGGCCGCCCGCGGCGAGCGGAGCGGGCCGTGA
- a CDS encoding fatty acid desaturase family protein, whose amino-acid sequence MQSPTLESAPTVRRWQKYVDTTDYPPLIRAYTEVSQRVKEQGLLHRARWFYIVVGSVLALGMGGAITGFVLLGHSWFQLLIAAVLGVLFTQVAFLAHEAGHKQILATAPANDRLARILAGSIGMSFSWWDSKHTRHHGNPNRIAKDPDIAIDTVSFVEEDAATARGLRRWITRRQGWLFFPLLTLEGLNLHRLSFQHLFSRGPVKSRWIELAIVFGRFALLLVPVFLFLPIGMAFAFMGVQFAVFGLYMGSSFAPNHKGMPVIAKDAKLDFFSKQVRTSRNIRGGWWATTLMGGLNYQIEHHLFPNMPRPHLRKARLIVREFCDKLDVPYTEASLVGSYGIVIRYLNRVGLAARDPFECPITAQYRRA is encoded by the coding sequence ATGCAGAGCCCTACCCTCGAGTCGGCGCCCACGGTGCGCCGCTGGCAGAAGTACGTGGACACCACTGACTATCCGCCGCTGATCCGCGCCTACACCGAGGTCTCGCAGCGCGTGAAAGAACAAGGCCTCCTGCACCGGGCCCGATGGTTCTACATCGTGGTCGGCTCTGTGCTGGCCCTTGGCATGGGCGGGGCCATCACTGGTTTCGTGCTGCTCGGCCACAGCTGGTTCCAGTTGCTGATCGCGGCGGTCCTCGGGGTGCTGTTCACGCAGGTCGCGTTCCTGGCCCACGAGGCGGGACACAAGCAGATCCTCGCGACCGCGCCAGCCAACGACAGGCTCGCCCGCATCCTCGCCGGTTCGATCGGCATGAGCTTCTCCTGGTGGGACAGCAAGCACACCAGGCACCACGGCAACCCCAACCGGATCGCCAAGGACCCTGACATCGCCATCGACACCGTCTCGTTCGTCGAGGAGGACGCGGCAACAGCGCGCGGGCTGCGACGCTGGATCACGCGCCGTCAGGGCTGGCTGTTCTTCCCGCTGCTCACCCTGGAGGGGCTCAACCTGCACAGGCTGAGCTTCCAGCATCTCTTCTCGCGCGGCCCCGTGAAGTCGCGCTGGATCGAGCTGGCGATCGTGTTCGGGCGGTTCGCGCTGCTGCTGGTGCCGGTCTTCCTGTTCCTGCCGATCGGCATGGCGTTTGCCTTCATGGGCGTGCAGTTCGCGGTCTTCGGCCTCTACATGGGCTCGTCGTTCGCCCCGAACCACAAGGGCATGCCCGTCATCGCCAAGGACGCCAAGCTCGACTTCTTCTCCAAGCAGGTCCGCACCTCGCGCAATATCCGGGGCGGCTGGTGGGCCACCACCCTGATGGGTGGCCTCAACTACCAGATCGAGCATCACCTGTTCCCGAACATGCCGCGACCCCACCTGCGGAAGGCGCGTCTGATCGTGCGGGAGTTCTGCGACAAGCTTGACGTGCCGTACACCGAGGCCTCGCTGGTTGGCTCCTACGGCATCGTCATCCGCTACCTCAACCGCGTGGGCCTCGCCGCCCGCGACCCGTTCGAGTGCCCCATCACGGCGCAGTACCGGCGCGCCTGA
- a CDS encoding phosphoenolpyruvate hydrolase family protein, with protein MTRDEVLARFREQVAAGRPIIGGGAGTGITAKSAEAGGIDLLIIYNSGRFRMAGRGSLSGLLPYGDANAIVMEMANEVLPVVKKTPVLAGVCGTDPFRVMPHFLRQIKDIGFAGVQNFPTVGLMDGNFRANLEETGMGYGLEVDMIAQAHELGLVTAPYVFDEEQAADMAKAGADILVPHMGLTTAGTIGAHTAMTLEQAAERVQALADAAKRVNPDILCLCHGGPIAEPSDAQYVLQHTEGIVGFFGASSIERLPTEVGIRKQTEDFKALTF; from the coding sequence ATGACCAGGGACGAGGTCCTCGCCCGATTCCGCGAGCAGGTGGCAGCGGGACGGCCCATCATCGGAGGCGGCGCGGGCACCGGCATCACCGCCAAGTCGGCCGAGGCCGGCGGCATCGACCTGCTCATCATCTACAACTCTGGCCGCTTCCGGATGGCCGGCCGCGGGTCGCTCTCTGGCCTGCTGCCCTACGGCGACGCCAACGCCATCGTGATGGAGATGGCCAACGAGGTGCTCCCCGTCGTCAAGAAGACCCCCGTGCTCGCGGGCGTCTGCGGCACCGACCCGTTCCGCGTCATGCCGCACTTCCTGCGCCAAATCAAGGACATCGGCTTCGCCGGGGTGCAGAACTTCCCGACGGTCGGGCTGATGGACGGCAACTTCCGTGCCAACCTCGAGGAGACGGGGATGGGCTACGGCCTCGAGGTCGACATGATCGCCCAGGCGCACGAACTCGGCCTCGTCACCGCCCCCTACGTCTTCGATGAGGAGCAGGCGGCCGACATGGCGAAGGCCGGGGCCGACATCCTGGTTCCGCACATGGGCCTGACGACCGCGGGCACGATCGGCGCCCACACCGCCATGACTCTCGAGCAGGCGGCCGAGAGGGTGCAGGCGCTCGCCGACGCCGCCAAGCGGGTCAACCCGGACATCCTCTGCCTGTGCCACGGCGGCCCGATCGCCGAACCGTCCGACGCCCAGTACGTGCTGCAACACACCGAGGGCATCGTCGGATTCTTCGGCGCCTCGTCGATCGAGCGGCTGCCCACCGAGGTCGGCATCCGCAAGCAGACGGAGGACTTCAAGGCCCTGACGTTCTGA